From Gloeocapsopsis sp. IPPAS B-1203, one genomic window encodes:
- a CDS encoding class I SAM-dependent methyltransferase encodes MFWRQLRLKILPLCALLYCTVLVSCTTLAATPVVDSSQNYQYHTIHSPDGIGKFYQGREIAKVMGHTEVLWLERPSRETEEQPQKVLDTLDLQSTDVVADIGAGTGYFSFRMAQKLPNGKVLAVDIQPEMLDIIEFLKKDTGITNVETILGNINNSNLSDNSIDLALMVDAYHEFSHPYEVMQAITKALKPGGRVVIVEYCKENPFIPIKGLHKMSQNQVKKEMAIVGLQWQNTDESLPNQHIITFAKTVSQEPINKNKSSN; translated from the coding sequence ATGTTTTGGAGACAACTAAGACTTAAAATACTACCATTGTGTGCATTACTGTATTGCACAGTTTTGGTCAGTTGCACAACACTCGCAGCTACTCCAGTTGTAGATAGCAGTCAGAATTATCAGTATCACACCATACATAGCCCTGACGGTATTGGTAAATTTTACCAAGGGCGTGAAATTGCCAAAGTGATGGGACATACAGAAGTACTATGGCTAGAACGTCCAAGTAGAGAAACAGAAGAACAACCACAAAAGGTATTAGACACGCTTGATTTGCAATCCACAGATGTTGTAGCAGATATTGGTGCAGGGACAGGTTACTTTAGCTTTCGGATGGCTCAAAAGTTACCTAATGGAAAAGTATTGGCAGTGGATATTCAACCTGAAATGTTGGATATTATTGAATTTCTGAAAAAAGATACAGGAATTACTAACGTTGAGACAATCTTAGGTAATATTAATAACTCTAACTTATCTGACAATAGTATTGATTTAGCTCTAATGGTAGATGCTTATCATGAATTTTCTCATCCATATGAAGTAATGCAAGCTATTACAAAAGCTCTCAAACCTGGAGGAAGAGTTGTAATAGTTGAATACTGCAAAGAAAATCCTTTTATCCCAATTAAGGGATTACACAAAATGAGCCAAAATCAAGTAAAAAAAGAAATGGCAATAGTAGGACTGCAATGGCAAAACACTGATGAATCTCTACCAAATCAACACATTATAACTTTTGCTAAAACCGTATCTCAAGAGCCTATTAACAAAAACAAATCGAGTAATTAG
- a CDS encoding acyl-CoA desaturase, with protein sequence MTIATSTKPPLNWAFILFIAFVHIGAAFALLPSNFSWSAVGLALLLHWITGGLGITLGFHRLVTHRSFQTPKWLEYFFVFCGTLACQGGVLDWVGLHRLHHLYSDQEPDPHDSNQGFWWSHMGWMLFHPPIQSEVPRYIKDIADDPVYNFFDKYFIPIQFALGLLLYSIGGWSFVVWGIFVRLVLVWHCTWFVNSASHIFGYSTYESNDNSKNCWWVALVTYGEGWHNNHHAFQYSARHGLQWWEIDMTWMTIQLLQTLGLATKVKLAARESLN encoded by the coding sequence ATGACCATTGCCACCTCTACTAAACCTCCTCTAAATTGGGCGTTTATTCTCTTTATCGCCTTTGTTCACATTGGTGCTGCGTTTGCCCTACTGCCTAGCAATTTTAGTTGGAGTGCTGTAGGTTTAGCTTTATTACTCCACTGGATAACAGGCGGATTAGGAATTACGCTAGGATTCCATCGCTTAGTCACCCACCGCAGTTTTCAAACCCCCAAGTGGTTAGAGTATTTCTTTGTTTTCTGCGGTACACTTGCCTGCCAAGGAGGGGTATTAGACTGGGTAGGACTACATCGTCTACATCATTTGTACTCGGATCAAGAACCAGATCCCCATGATTCCAACCAAGGTTTCTGGTGGAGTCACATGGGTTGGATGTTGTTCCACCCACCTATTCAATCCGAAGTTCCCCGCTATATTAAAGACATTGCAGATGACCCAGTGTACAATTTCTTCGATAAGTATTTTATTCCTATCCAATTTGCTTTAGGACTTTTACTATACTCTATCGGCGGTTGGTCTTTCGTTGTTTGGGGAATTTTTGTCCGCCTTGTTTTAGTTTGGCACTGCACCTGGTTTGTTAATAGCGCTAGCCATATTTTTGGTTACAGTACTTATGAATCAAACGATAACTCAAAAAATTGCTGGTGGGTCGCTTTAGTTACCTACGGCGAAGGTTGGCACAACAATCATCATGCATTTCAATACTCTGCCCGTCACGGCTTACAGTGGTGGGAAATTGATATGACTTGGATGACGATTCAATTACTGCAAACCTTAGGTCTTGCAACTAAAGTTAAGCTTGCTGCTAGAGAATCATTGAACTAG
- the psbZ gene encoding photosystem II reaction center protein PsbZ has translation MFSILFQIALVALVIMSFAMLIGVPVAYATPQYWGESKRLLWLGSIAWIGLVFLVGALNFLVV, from the coding sequence ATGTTCTCAATTTTATTTCAAATAGCTCTAGTTGCTTTGGTTATCATGTCATTCGCTATGCTGATTGGCGTTCCAGTTGCTTACGCTACGCCTCAATACTGGGGTGAATCCAAACGGCTGCTTTGGTTAGGTTCGATTGCTTGGATTGGTTTAGTTTTTTTAGTTGGGGCATTAAACTTTCTAGTTGTTTAA
- a CDS encoding aminotransferase class I/II-fold pyridoxal phosphate-dependent enzyme, which translates to MNSSEQLQAAEQALSPIFSGIDTAVKQNLQRVLRAFRNQRVGTHHFTSVSGYGHDDLGRDVLDRVFAEVVQAEAAAVRVQFVSGTHAIACALYGVLRPGDEMLAVVGSPYDTLEEVIGLRSPGQGSLFEFGIRYRELSLTDEGTVDWFKLENAIKNDTRLVLIQRSCGYSWRASLEITEIEKIIRIVKQQNPETVCFVDNCYGEFIEDREPTAVGADLIAGSLIKNPGGTIVTAGGYVAGKAELVEAAACRLTAPGIGSAGGATFDQNRLLYQGLFLAPQMVGEAMKGNHLTAYVFDQLGYPVNPAPFAPRRDVIQAIKLGSPQKLIAFCRAIQQNSPVGSYLDPVPAAMHGYESQLVMAGGTFIDGSTSEFSADGPLREPYVVFCQGGTHWTHVAIALEAAIEAVQKVD; encoded by the coding sequence ATGAATAGCTCTGAACAGCTACAAGCAGCCGAACAGGCACTATCTCCGATTTTTTCTGGAATTGACACTGCAGTCAAGCAAAATTTACAACGCGTGTTGAGGGCATTTCGCAATCAGCGTGTGGGAACACACCATTTTACTTCTGTTAGTGGTTATGGTCATGACGACTTAGGACGTGATGTTTTAGATCGTGTTTTTGCAGAAGTCGTGCAAGCCGAAGCTGCAGCAGTACGGGTGCAATTTGTTTCAGGGACTCATGCGATCGCGTGTGCGTTATATGGTGTCCTCCGTCCTGGTGACGAAATGTTAGCCGTTGTGGGTTCCCCTTACGACACATTAGAAGAAGTGATTGGATTACGTTCTCCTGGTCAAGGTTCCCTTTTTGAGTTTGGCATTCGCTACCGTGAATTATCTCTAACCGACGAGGGAACTGTCGATTGGTTCAAGTTAGAAAATGCTATTAAAAATGATACCCGTTTGGTGCTAATTCAGCGATCTTGTGGTTATTCTTGGCGTGCGAGTTTAGAAATTACCGAAATCGAAAAAATTATCCGCATTGTGAAACAGCAAAATCCTGAAACAGTGTGTTTTGTCGATAACTGCTACGGTGAATTTATCGAAGACCGCGAACCAACGGCTGTTGGTGCGGATTTAATTGCAGGTTCGTTAATCAAAAATCCTGGGGGGACAATTGTCACTGCTGGCGGTTATGTTGCAGGGAAAGCAGAATTGGTAGAAGCGGCGGCTTGTCGTTTAACTGCACCAGGAATTGGTAGTGCTGGGGGGGCGACTTTCGATCAAAATCGTCTGTTGTATCAAGGGTTGTTTCTTGCGCCGCAAATGGTGGGAGAAGCGATGAAAGGTAATCATCTGACGGCGTATGTCTTCGATCAGTTGGGGTATCCTGTGAATCCTGCACCGTTTGCACCCCGCCGCGATGTGATTCAGGCGATTAAGTTAGGTTCGCCACAAAAGTTAATTGCGTTTTGTCGGGCGATTCAACAAAATTCACCTGTGGGTTCTTATCTCGATCCGGTTCCCGCAGCGATGCATGGTTATGAAAGTCAGTTAGTAATGGCGGGTGGGACGTTTATTGATGGCAGTACATCGGAATTTTCGGCGGATGGTCCGTTAAGAGAGCCATATGTTGTTTTTTGTCAAGGGGGGACGCATTGGACTCATGTAGCGATCGCGCTTGAGGCGGCGATTGAGGCGGTGCAGAAAGTTGATTAG
- a CDS encoding PIN domain-containing protein: MASFMSVCEWMRIYYLWRPNLIDEADNHLIELAIAGNARIIVTHNTKDFKQAELSFPELLILKPDEMINFN, encoded by the coding sequence TTGGCTTCATTTATGAGTGTCTGTGAGTGGATGCGTATTTACTACTTGTGGCGACCAAATTTGATTGATGAAGCAGATAATCACTTGATTGAGCTAGCCATCGCTGGCAATGCCAGGATTATTGTTACTCATAATACTAAGGACTTTAAGCAAGCAGAACTTTCTTTTCCCGAATTGTTGATTCTCAAACCAGACGAGATGATTAACTTTAATTAA
- a CDS encoding Uma2 family endonuclease has protein sequence MSFLTLNLRPTIELTDEQFEQICRSNPELRLERTASSELVIMSPTGSETGGRNSSITGQLWAWNHQSRLGKTFDSSTGFKLPNGATRSPDAAWILLKRWETLTAAQRRGFAPICPDFVVELRSSGDDKGTIQAKMHEYIANGLRLGWLIDPEARLVEIYRADQPVETIDNPVTLSGEAVLPGFVLDLTEIFAG, from the coding sequence ATGTCATTTCTCACACTAAACCTACGTCCTACGATTGAGTTGACAGATGAACAGTTTGAACAAATCTGCCGCAGTAATCCAGAATTGCGACTTGAGCGTACTGCGAGTAGCGAATTAGTCATCATGTCACCAACTGGCAGTGAGACGGGAGGACGAAATTCCAGCATAACAGGTCAGCTTTGGGCATGGAACCATCAAAGTCGTCTTGGGAAAACATTTGATTCTTCAACAGGTTTCAAACTCCCAAATGGCGCGACTCGCTCTCCAGATGCAGCTTGGATTTTGCTAAAACGATGGGAGACTTTAACTGCGGCACAAAGACGCGGATTTGCACCGATTTGTCCTGACTTTGTTGTAGAGTTGCGTTCTTCAGGAGATGACAAAGGAACGATTCAAGCAAAGATGCACGAATATATAGCGAATGGCTTGCGTCTTGGTTGGTTGATTGATCCTGAAGCGCGTTTGGTAGAAATTTATCGCGCTGATCAGCCTGTAGAAACCATAGACAATCCTGTAACGCTTTCAGGAGAAGCAGTATTACCAGGCTTTGTCCTTGATTTGACAGAAATCTTTGCAGGTTAG
- a CDS encoding helix-turn-helix domain-containing protein, whose translation MPLILSDRDLKTSYPTSYELSVKCSQYISSAYKRSINLGHGLHLLVRNYQLEEPLLEEIAYAYSAVELEFGFNLVGKPHQQTSRFSYPGSFLQFEQTNSRTVMGEWLPGQILKIDLHLTAPKDSQTLSSMQMELLPLELRQQLENPDDGFYTDLGIVTPEVHLVLQQILNCPYHGEIEQIYLQAKALELIAIQSAHVLKHSDRNQAVKLKSSDVDRLYHARDVLLNNVENPPSLIDLARLVGMNDCTFKRGFRQVFGTTAFGYLRKHRMIQARQFLLENKMSIAEVACAVGYSHPGYFAAAFRREFGINPSSLRRDVPACD comes from the coding sequence ATGCCTCTCATTCTCTCAGATCGAGATTTAAAAACTTCTTATCCAACCAGCTATGAGCTGAGTGTGAAGTGTTCTCAGTATATTAGTTCGGCTTATAAACGATCAATAAATCTTGGTCACGGGTTGCATTTACTCGTGCGCAACTATCAACTTGAAGAACCTTTACTCGAAGAGATTGCCTACGCCTACTCAGCAGTTGAACTTGAATTTGGATTCAATTTGGTTGGTAAGCCGCATCAGCAAACGAGTCGTTTCAGCTATCCAGGTAGTTTTTTACAGTTTGAGCAAACCAATTCTCGGACAGTTATGGGAGAATGGCTACCAGGACAAATTCTCAAGATAGACCTACATCTAACTGCGCCGAAAGATAGTCAAACACTCAGTTCAATGCAGATGGAATTGCTTCCACTAGAGTTGAGACAGCAACTCGAAAATCCAGACGATGGATTTTATACCGATTTGGGTATCGTCACTCCGGAAGTTCACCTGGTATTACAGCAAATTCTCAATTGTCCGTATCACGGAGAAATTGAGCAAATTTATTTACAAGCCAAAGCATTAGAACTGATTGCTATACAGTCAGCCCATGTATTGAAGCATAGCGATCGCAACCAAGCTGTTAAGTTAAAATCTTCTGATGTTGATCGCCTTTACCATGCTAGAGATGTATTGCTAAATAATGTTGAGAATCCACCTTCATTGATTGATTTAGCGCGATTGGTTGGAATGAACGATTGTACATTCAAACGCGGATTTCGGCAGGTATTTGGCACAACTGCATTTGGTTATCTCCGAAAACACCGGATGATTCAAGCACGGCAATTTTTATTAGAAAATAAAATGAGTATTGCCGAAGTAGCGTGTGCAGTTGGTTATTCGCATCCTGGCTATTTTGCTGCTGCATTTCGTCGTGAGTTCGGAATCAATCCTAGTTCCTTGCGGCGTGATGTTCCGGCTTGTGACTAG
- a CDS encoding ABC transporter substrate-binding protein, with protein MRSPVVGLMRRVVLLSTRNAAESCKVIAHDLGNTEICGQPQKVVAVDPHMLDLILSLGIQPAGFAEVEAAIVSSPKLGEQMTQIKYLGDRITSNPIYMGTRNQPSLETILRLKPDLILGELGDLSLYNNLNKIAPTLFPFKNFDNYQWQQTLLKLGQAFEREPRAKQVIAEHNQRIGQVKAELANITQNSKLLLLGMSKLGTTGVLNDQTFPGALLEDLCFELVIPKQVGTDT; from the coding sequence GTGCGATCGCCGGTTGTAGGATTAATGCGCCGCGTAGTGTTGTTATCTACCAGAAACGCGGCTGAGTCGTGTAAAGTTATTGCACACGATTTGGGTAACACTGAAATTTGCGGACAACCTCAAAAAGTCGTCGCGGTTGATCCTCATATGCTTGATTTGATCCTGTCGCTTGGTATCCAACCCGCAGGATTTGCCGAAGTTGAGGCGGCGATTGTTAGTTCGCCTAAGTTGGGCGAACAAATGACACAAATTAAATATTTAGGCGATCGCATTACCAGTAATCCAATTTATATGGGAACGCGCAATCAGCCATCTTTAGAAACTATTTTGCGGCTCAAACCCGATTTAATTTTAGGCGAGTTGGGCGATTTATCGTTGTACAATAACCTCAATAAAATTGCACCTACGCTATTTCCTTTCAAGAATTTTGACAATTATCAATGGCAGCAAACTTTACTCAAACTAGGTCAAGCGTTTGAGCGCGAACCACGGGCTAAACAAGTCATTGCTGAACACAATCAACGAATCGGTCAGGTCAAAGCTGAACTTGCTAATATTACTCAAAATTCAAAATTACTGCTTTTAGGAATGTCGAAACTTGGCACAACTGGAGTGTTAAACGATCAAACTTTTCCAGGGGCTTTGCTTGAGGATCTCTGTTTTGAGCTTGTTATCCCCAAGCAGGTAGGCACTGATACCTAG
- a CDS encoding ribbon-helix-helix protein, CopG family, with amino-acid sequence MATLTIRLPDDKHERLKELAKRRNMSVNKLIEELSTIALAEFDAETRFRAMATKGSISAGLALLDRLDSQLSN; translated from the coding sequence ATGGCTACTTTAACAATTCGCTTACCCGACGACAAACACGAGCGATTGAAAGAATTGGCAAAAAGAAGAAATATGAGTGTTAACAAGCTGATTGAAGAACTCTCGACAATCGCGCTAGCTGAATTTGATGCCGAGACGAGATTTCGAGCTATGGCAACCAAGGGAAGTATATCAGCAGGACTTGCACTACTCGACCGACTCGATTCTCAGTTATCTAATTGA
- the ribH gene encoding 6,7-dimethyl-8-ribityllumazine synthase — protein sequence MTVFEGTFAQTEPLRLAIVIGRFNDLITGKLLEGCQDCLKRHGVDVNPHGNQVDYIWVPGSFEVPIVANQLAQSRRYDAIICLGAVIRGQTPHFDYVASEVAKGIAAAGFQTGVPVVFGILTADTMQQALERAGVKSNKGWDYAMNALEMGNLMRQLHSRLKAEPYRDPQLPVALRSAQAPDVSVAPEAMG from the coding sequence ATGACAGTTTTTGAGGGGACTTTTGCGCAAACAGAACCACTCCGCTTAGCGATCGTGATTGGACGATTCAATGATTTAATTACAGGAAAATTACTAGAAGGATGTCAGGATTGCTTGAAACGTCATGGTGTTGATGTTAATCCTCATGGCAACCAAGTTGATTATATTTGGGTTCCAGGAAGCTTTGAGGTTCCTATAGTAGCAAACCAACTTGCTCAATCTCGGCGCTACGATGCCATTATTTGTCTGGGTGCGGTAATCAGAGGACAAACACCTCACTTTGATTATGTTGCTAGTGAAGTAGCCAAAGGAATTGCAGCAGCTGGATTTCAAACAGGAGTACCAGTCGTTTTTGGCATTTTAACGGCTGATACAATGCAACAAGCATTAGAAAGAGCGGGTGTTAAAAGTAATAAAGGTTGGGATTACGCTATGAATGCTCTAGAGATGGGTAATTTGATGCGTCAACTGCATTCCAGGTTAAAAGCAGAACCGTATCGAGATCCTCAACTACCGGTAGCTCTCAGAAGCGCTCAAGCTCCAGATGTCTCAGTGGCTCCAGAAGCAATGGGTTAG
- a CDS encoding TspO/MBR family protein, with the protein MKARWIILAVSVAIFFGGNLLTSLRDPWFQNLTRPGWLTFESLIPLIWAVVWICGTISAILVWEKSRRQRRDRPWFFMGLYIAIALLTTLYSPVVVELRSLVGGLIFGGLATILAYVVAISVRKISTTASWLLLPYMLWGPIGTYLTWVLIQLNPGVGGV; encoded by the coding sequence ATGAAAGCTAGATGGATAATACTGGCTGTTTCAGTAGCCATTTTTTTTGGAGGAAATCTACTGACTTCCCTGCGCGATCCTTGGTTTCAAAACTTAACTCGCCCTGGATGGTTAACGTTTGAATCATTAATTCCCCTAATTTGGGCAGTTGTTTGGATTTGCGGCACAATTTCGGCAATTTTAGTCTGGGAAAAATCTCGTCGTCAAAGACGCGATCGCCCGTGGTTCTTCATGGGCTTGTATATTGCGATCGCACTTTTGACAACTCTCTACAGCCCTGTTGTTGTCGAACTACGTAGCCTCGTTGGCGGGCTGATTTTCGGCGGATTAGCAACGATATTAGCTTATGTTGTAGCGATTTCTGTCCGTAAGATATCAACAACAGCATCTTGGTTACTCCTACCATACATGCTTTGGGGACCAATCGGCACGTATCTCACTTGGGTACTAATTCAGCTTAATCCTGGTGTTGGAGGAGTCTAG
- a CDS encoding AraC family transcriptional regulator, producing the protein MTITIAHTDYQALWQESNLKPQHPDPVDGCDRIEVCPDYLGTGYIRKLQLRGIELNIFNYSVREDVIVTNKSGGTEWEFGFHLSGNRSGKQTGENFVSWGYFDEESHDYPTHAGERILKPDICFDSPDTLSGFIPNHLKSFPPELMKAIEGSNREHFWNIDKIEVGMRLALEQMLNCPYQGCTKQIYLASKCLELVALKLAQLNEEQRLESSQLLKPDDVERIYHARDILLCNLDRPPSLLELARQVGLNDYKLKLGFRQVFGTTAFGYLHEVRMERSRQLLLENRMSVKEISQAVGYVNQSRFAAAFRKRFGVTPKSYGVNRGLD; encoded by the coding sequence GTGACAATCACGATCGCCCACACAGATTATCAAGCGCTGTGGCAAGAAAGCAACCTAAAGCCACAGCACCCCGATCCTGTGGATGGTTGCGATCGCATTGAAGTATGTCCCGACTACCTCGGTACAGGTTATATTCGGAAACTTCAACTGCGTGGTATTGAGCTTAATATTTTCAACTATTCGGTACGCGAGGATGTGATCGTCACAAATAAGTCAGGTGGAACAGAGTGGGAGTTTGGTTTTCACCTTTCAGGAAATCGTTCGGGTAAGCAGACTGGAGAGAATTTTGTGTCTTGGGGTTATTTTGATGAAGAAAGTCACGATTACCCGACACACGCAGGCGAGAGAATTCTCAAACCAGATATTTGTTTCGACTCCCCTGATACTTTATCTGGATTTATCCCTAATCATCTCAAGTCATTTCCTCCAGAGTTAATGAAGGCGATTGAAGGTTCAAATCGCGAACATTTTTGGAACATTGACAAGATTGAGGTGGGAATGCGTTTAGCATTAGAACAGATGTTAAACTGCCCCTATCAAGGATGTACTAAACAAATTTATCTTGCAAGTAAGTGTTTAGAATTAGTGGCGCTAAAACTTGCACAACTTAACGAAGAACAAAGATTAGAAAGTTCACAGCTGCTCAAACCTGACGACGTTGAACGAATTTACCATGCGAGAGATATTTTATTGTGTAATTTAGATCGTCCACCATCGCTACTTGAATTAGCACGACAAGTCGGCTTGAATGACTACAAACTCAAACTTGGTTTTCGGCAAGTATTTGGAACAACAGCTTTTGGATATTTGCATGAGGTTCGCATGGAGCGATCGCGTCAGCTACTTTTAGAAAATCGCATGAGTGTTAAAGAGATATCACAGGCAGTAGGATATGTCAATCAGAGTCGTTTTGCGGCGGCATTTCGCAAGCGATTTGGTGTCACCCCTAAGTCTTACGGTGTAAATCGAGGTCTGGATTAG
- a CDS encoding glutamate-5-semialdehyde dehydrogenase: protein MTVDAFDTPDAVAVANHAYQASLRLGVTKGTERSSAVLAMAKALEHSFNDILEANTLDLEASREMAVPDLILDWLKLTPKRLQATVEILERLAALSDPIRRVRNADYQLPDSQTYCQLMPLGVIALIYEAFPELAAIAAGLCIKTGNSLILKGGSEASNSNMAIVNALQLALEEAGISPGCLNLLSVDRGGIVRDLVTQDQYLNLVIPYGRPSLVQQVAKVATAPVLRSAMGNCYLYWSGSGSLDMARTIILDSHQSEPDPVNAIEKVLIHRASKPSSLVSLWSNLQEKGFQIKGDTELVAAFPELQLAAESEWASPYLDRTVAFKVVDHLEEAIAWINRHSSGHADCIVTESYQESRHFALGVNSASTYINASPRFSRNPAQGDAVFLGMSNQRGQRRGFISLETLTTVKHIVQGNGKF from the coding sequence ATGACAGTTGATGCTTTTGACACCCCTGATGCGGTTGCAGTCGCCAATCATGCTTATCAAGCTTCCCTAAGGCTGGGCGTCACGAAGGGAACCGAACGAAGTAGTGCTGTGCTGGCAATGGCAAAAGCGCTAGAGCATTCATTTAACGACATATTAGAAGCAAATACTCTAGATTTGGAAGCTAGCCGCGAAATGGCAGTTCCCGATCTCATCTTGGATTGGCTAAAACTGACACCAAAGCGCTTACAAGCTACAGTGGAAATTTTAGAAAGGCTTGCTGCACTATCCGATCCAATTCGGCGGGTAAGAAATGCTGATTATCAATTACCAGACTCGCAAACGTATTGCCAGCTAATGCCATTAGGAGTCATTGCACTCATCTATGAAGCATTTCCTGAGTTAGCTGCGATCGCGGCGGGATTATGTATTAAAACGGGTAATAGCTTAATTTTGAAAGGCGGTAGCGAAGCAAGTAATTCTAATATGGCAATCGTAAATGCTTTACAGCTAGCCCTTGAAGAAGCCGGCATATCGCCAGGATGCTTAAATTTATTATCAGTAGATCGTGGCGGTATTGTTCGAGATTTAGTGACACAGGATCAGTACTTAAACTTAGTCATTCCTTATGGGCGCCCTAGCTTAGTACAACAAGTTGCCAAAGTAGCAACAGCACCAGTATTGCGCTCAGCAATGGGAAATTGTTATCTTTACTGGTCAGGTTCAGGAAGTCTTGATATGGCACGCACGATTATTTTAGACAGTCATCAAAGCGAACCCGATCCTGTCAATGCTATCGAGAAGGTACTTATTCACCGCGCAAGTAAGCCTTCGTCTTTAGTAAGCCTCTGGAGTAATTTACAAGAAAAGGGCTTTCAGATTAAAGGAGACACAGAATTAGTAGCAGCATTTCCCGAATTACAGCTTGCTGCTGAATCTGAGTGGGCAAGTCCTTATTTAGATCGAACAGTCGCATTCAAAGTAGTCGATCATTTAGAAGAAGCGATCGCGTGGATCAATCGACATAGCAGCGGTCATGCTGATTGTATAGTTACTGAGTCATATCAGGAAAGCCGTCACTTTGCCCTAGGAGTGAATAGTGCTTCAACATACATTAATGCTTCTCCACGCTTTTCACGTAATCCAGCCCAAGGTGATGCTGTTTTTTTAGGTATGTCCAATCAGCGAGGACAAAGACGAGGGTTTATTAGCTTGGAAACGTTAACAACAGTGAAACACATTGTTCAAGGAAACGGAAAATTCTAA
- a CDS encoding polyphosphate kinase 2 family protein produces the protein MNPDSDRTNNFTPTDVTEAEEQETTQAVEQKASSVADVVSPETLVVNEPPPKPDYPRYRVSPDEPIKLADINSDACEHYKKKKDVEKELEIQRKRLAVLQERLYAENERSVLIVLQAMDTGGKDGTIKHVFRGINPQGCQVWSFKKPTDEELSHDFLWRYHRRAPRRGMITIFNRSHYEDVLIVRVKDLVSEQVWRQRYRVINEFEQMLTLDNIVVIKFFLHISKDEQQRRLESRLEDPDKRWKFSINDVNERKLWDKYQQAYEDAINNCSTAYAPWYVVPSNKKWYRNLVIARAIADTLEAMNPQYPAAAEGLESVVIPT, from the coding sequence ATGAATCCAGATAGCGATCGCACAAATAATTTTACTCCGACAGATGTGACTGAAGCTGAGGAGCAAGAAACAACTCAAGCTGTGGAACAAAAAGCAAGTAGCGTTGCTGATGTGGTATCACCAGAGACACTCGTTGTTAATGAACCGCCGCCTAAACCGGATTATCCTCGATATCGAGTCAGCCCAGATGAACCTATTAAACTTGCTGATATTAACTCCGATGCTTGCGAACACTACAAAAAAAAGAAAGATGTTGAAAAAGAGCTAGAAATTCAAAGAAAGCGGCTAGCAGTATTACAAGAACGCTTGTACGCTGAAAATGAGCGTAGTGTGTTGATTGTGTTGCAAGCAATGGATACAGGTGGAAAGGATGGCACAATCAAGCACGTTTTTCGTGGAATCAATCCGCAAGGTTGTCAAGTTTGGTCATTTAAGAAGCCTACCGACGAAGAACTGAGTCATGACTTTTTGTGGCGCTATCACCGCCGCGCACCACGTCGAGGAATGATTACTATTTTCAACCGATCGCACTACGAAGATGTGCTAATTGTGCGAGTGAAAGATTTAGTGTCTGAACAAGTATGGCGTCAGCGCTATCGCGTTATTAACGAGTTCGAGCAAATGCTAACGTTGGATAACATTGTTGTCATTAAATTCTTCTTACATATTTCCAAAGACGAACAACAGCGGAGATTAGAAAGCCGCTTGGAAGATCCTGATAAGCGCTGGAAGTTTTCGATTAATGATGTCAATGAGCGCAAGTTGTGGGATAAGTATCAACAAGCTTACGAAGATGCAATTAATAACTGTTCGACGGCTTATGCGCCTTGGTACGTCGTGCCATCAAATAAAAAGTGGTATCGTAATTTGGTGATTGCTAGGGCGATCGCAGATACACTTGAAGCGATGAATCCGCAATATCCCGCCGCTGCTGAGGGCTTAGAAAGCGTTGTGATTCCCACATAA